One window of the Pieris brassicae chromosome Z, ilPieBrab1.1, whole genome shotgun sequence genome contains the following:
- the LOC123718793 gene encoding mucin-2-like isoform X46: MSTFREDMRLLILLLLGTAWADVLPNGCPRDFSVHHLLRHEDCKKFYSCSNGVPIEMSCAPGTAFDFDLQKCIEDTSGCAKNDHNFIDSGGTCIPTAHETDCTKYYSCEKGVHVLTSCDPGYRFNTETGKCDVSSKVTCKHIKKRSIQTRCPNDVRIQMNIPHESDCDKYYRCFHGNRILMSCFNGAHYNPKTQSCDTPENAGCVDEEIIEDCPANTFIPIFLPHDTDCSKYYRCFRGNKQVQRCGHGQHFNAKTQLCDTIANAGCEKESNPPNECLKDGMLLSHEQCDKYFQCVHGNKILMPCPTGMHFSFKLQRCDWPKIAKCEPTQTPTTTTTTTTTTTTPKPESTPTPGYFPNGCPIDYRIEQLLPHPDCTKFYQCVHGFKQEMPCPGGTHFSFALQRCDWPSIAKCVPGITTTTRRPITTRRPTTTTRRSTTITTTKSPISTPRPGYFPNGCPVDYRIEQLLPHPDCTKFYQCVHGFKQEMPCPGGTHFSYELQRCDWPHIANCKPGASTSSPTTTPSTTPSTTTSTLRPTITTPSVTTSKPEYLPNGCPKDFSVHLLLPHEYDCTKFYHCNFGEKVERQCNSNLYFDPILQVCNWPSAVDCKPSTPPQSTTIKDLETTTTEVTSSVATTPDTTISPEVSTVGPTTPEATTPEATTAEDTTLEPTTPEATTPEATTAEDTTLEPTTTEATTPEATTPEATTAEDTTLEPTTPEASTPEATTAEDTTLEPTTTEATTPEATTPEATTAEDTTLEPTTPEATTPEATTAEDTTLEPTTPEASTPEATTAEDTTLEPTTPEATTPEATTAEDTTLEPTTPEATTPEATTAEDTTLEPTTPEATTPEATTPEATTAEDTTLEPTMPEATTPEATTPEATTPETSTPEASTPEGTTPEATTPEATTAEDTTLEPTTPEATTPETTTAEDTTLEPTTPEATTPEATTTEDTTLEPTTPEASTPEATTAEDTTLESTTPEASTPEATTAEDTTLEPTTPEATTPEATTPEATTAEDTTLEPTTPEATTPEATTAEDTTLEPTTTEATTPEATTAEDTTLEPTTPEATTPEATTAEDTTLEPTTTEATAPEATTPEATTAEDTTLEPTTPEATTPEATTAEDTTLEPTTPEASTPEATTAEDTTLEPTTPEATTPEATTPEATTAEDTTLEPTTPEATTPEATTAEDTTLEPTTPEATTPEATTPEATTAEDTTLEPTTPEATTPEATTAEDTTLEPTTPEATTPEATTPEATTAEDTTLEPTTPEATTPEATTAEDTTLEPTTPEATTPEATTPEATTAEDTTLEPTTTEATAPEATTPEATTAEDTTLEPTTPEATTPEATTAEDTTLEPTTPEATTPEATTPEATTAEDTTLEPTTPEATTPEATTPEATTAEDTTLEPTTPEATTPEATTAEDTTLEPTTPEATTPEATTPEATTAEDTTLEPTTTEATAPEATTPEATTAEDTTLEPTTTEATAPEATTPEATTAEDTTLEPTTPEATTPEATTAEDTTLEPTTPEATTPEATTAEDTTLEPTTPEATTPEATTAEDTTLEPTTPEASTPSTPSTPAPICPPGVFGNVPHPVLCDYYYNCIGGMEVLLRCLEGFEYDHSIRGCSRISENGCFARKNVTTTIDYNTDTTTDYQLIDTTTEYIESTTYRENICPPGFSGNLPHSTICSHYYLCEEGEAILKNCAKGFEYDAEIMDCVPISETGCYAQQGLTTTTDNNRLPELSTYKNDEEDYICPPMFSGNIEHPTLCDSYYTCFAGMEFLMNCSHGFEFDPVVKNCVRISKTGCFATRYNLTSSTTTTTTPTITTTENNKDKPICPPNFSGNVPHETKCDSYYTCFSGSEFLMQCPNGFEFDSNTKDCVRISETGCFAQQRLATTTDNNRLPELSTYKNDEEDYICPPMFSGNIKHPSLCDSYYTCFAGMEFLMNCTHGFEFDPVVKDCVRISETGCFAQQGLATTTDNNKLPELSTYKNDEEDYICPPMFSGNIEHPSLCDSYYTCFAGMEFLMNCSHGFEFDPAVKNCVRISNTGCFATRYNLTTTTTTTTTTTPSTTTPENNKVKPICPPAFSGNIPHRTKCDYYYTCFSGSEFLMQCPKEFEFDPNTKDCVRISEAGCFAHQDLTTTTDNNRLPELSTYKNDEEDYICPPTFSGNIEHPTLCDSYYTCFAGMEFLMNCSHGFEFDPVVENCVRVSKTGCFATRYNLTTTTTTSTTTEHNKVTPICPPAFSGNIPHRTKCDYYYTCFSGSEFLMQCPNGFEFDPTTNECVRVTPSGCFARQNDPENICAPGKSGHVPHPELCDTFYLCAMGEPLRLHCSRGFEFSAENGQCVAISDDGCFAKVKQSKQMPICSPAKSGNIPHQTRCDSYYHCEDGEATEVFCKEGLEFDPETKQCALISENGCTARK; the protein is encoded by the exons AGTTGTGACACGCCGGAGAATGCTGGTTGCGTTGACGAGGAAATTATCGAGGACTGTCCAGCTAACACCTTTATCCCAATATTTTTACCTCATGATACTGACTGTAGCAAGTATTATAGATGCTTTAGGGGTAACAAACAAGTCCAAAGGTGTGGTCATGGTCAGCATTTTAATGCGAAAACCCAG CTCTGCGATACAATAGCAAACGCTGGCTGCGAAAAGGAATCGAACCCGCCAAATGAGTGCCTTAAGGATGGAATGTTGCTATCACATGAGCAGtgtgataaatattttcaatgtgTTCAcgggaataaaatattaatgccGTGTCCAACTGGGATGCACTTTAGTTTCAAGTTACAG CGATGTGATTGGCCAAAAATAGCGAAATGTGAGCCAACACAAACACCAACAACAACAACGactacaacaacaacaacaacgaCACCGAAACCGGAATCAACACCCACACCGGGATACTTTCCTAACGGATGTCCTATAGACTATAGAATTGAACAGTTGTTACCACATCCGGATTGTACGAAATTTTATCAGTGCGTGCATGGTTTTAAACAAGAAATGCCTTGTCCAGGAGGAACGCACTTCAGTTTTGCTTTGcag AGATGTGATTGGCCTAGTATAGCAAAGTGTGTTCCGGGTATAACAACTACAACTCGACGCCCAATAACAACTCGTCGACCAACAACAACTACTCGTCGATCGACAACAATTACAACGACCAAATCACCTATTAGTACCCCAAGGCCTGGATATTTTCCCAATGGATGTCCAGTAGACTACAGAATCGAACAATTGTTACCACATCCTGACTGCACTAAATTCTATCAGTGCGTGCATGGCTTTAAACAAGAAATGCCATGTCCGGGAGGAACACACTTCAGTTATGAACTGCAG AGATGCGATTGGCCACATATTGCTAATTGTAAGCCTGGAGCTTCAACTTCTTCCCCAACAACAACACCTTCTACAACACCCAGTACAACAACATCAACACTAAGACCAACAATAACAACGCCCAGCGTAACAACGTCAAAGCCAGAATATTTACCAAATGGTTGTCCTAAGGACTTTTCGGTCCATTTGTTGCTACCACATGAGTACGATTGCACGAAATTCTATCATTGCAATTTTGGGGAGAAGGTTGAGCGGCAATGTAATTCGAATTTATACTTCGATCCAATTTTGCAG GTATGTAACTGGCCGTCAGCAGTTGATTGCAAGCCAAGCACGCCTCCTCAAAGTACAACTATAAAAGATCTCGAAACAACAACCACTGAGGTAACCTCTTCAGTTGCTACCACTCCTGATACCACAATAAGTCCAGAAGTGTCTACAGTAGGGCCAACTACGCCTGAAGCAACTACACCAGAGGCAACCACGGCCGAAGACACAACATTAGAGCCTACTACGCCTGAGGCAACAACACCTGAGGCTACCACGGCTGAAGACACAACATTGGAGCCAACTACGACTGAAGCAACAACACCAGAGGCTACTACACCAGAGGCTACCACGGCTGAAGACACAACATTAGAGCCAACTACGCCTGAGGCATCAACACCAGAGGCTACCACAGCTGAAGACACAACATTGGAGCCAACTACGACTGAAGCAACAACACCAGAGGCTACTACACCAGAGGCTACCACGGCTGAAGACACAACATTAGAGCCAACTACGCCTGAAGCAACAACACCAGAAGCTACCACGGCTGAAGACACAACATTAGAGCCAACTACGCCTGAGGCATCAACACCAGAGGCTACCACAGCTGAAGACACAACATTAGAGCCAACTACGCCTGAGGCAACAACACCAGAAGCTACTACAGCTGAAGACACAACATTAGAGCCAACTACGCCTGAAGCAACTACACCAGAG GCTACCACGGCTGAAGACACAACATTAGAGCCAACTACGCCTGAGGCAACAACACCTGAGGCTACTACACCAGAGGCTACCACGGCTGAAGACACAACATTAGAGCCAACTATGCCTGAGGCAACAACACCTGAGGCTACTACACCAGAGGCTACTACACCAGAGACCAGTACACCAGAGGCTAGTACACCAGAGGGTACTACACCAGAGGCTACTACACCAGAGGCTACCACGGCTGAAGACACAACATTAGAGCCAACTACGCCTGAAGCAACTACACCAGAGACTACCACGGCTGAAGACACAACATTAGAGCCAACTACGCCTGAGGCAACAACACCAGAAGCTACTACAACTGAAGACACAACATTAGAGCCAACTACGCCTGAAGCATCTACACCAGAGGCTACCACGGCTGAAGACACAACATTAGAGTCAACTACGCCTGAGGCATCAACACCAGAGGCTACCACGGCTGAAGACACAACATTAGAGCCTACTACGCCTGAGGCAACAACACCTGAGGCTACTACACCAGAGGCTACCACGGCTGAAGACACAACATTAGAGCCAACTACACCAGAGGCTACTACACCAGAGGCTACCACGGCTGAAGACACAACATTGGAGCCAACTACGACTGAAGCAACAACACCAGAG GCTACCACGGCTGAAGACACAACATTAGAGCCAACTACACCAGAGGCTACTACACCAGAGGCTACCACGGCTGAAGACACAAC ATTAGAGCCAACTACGACTGAAGCAACAGCACCAGAGGCTACTACACCAGAGGCTACCACGGCTGAAGACACAACATTAGAGCCAACTACGCCTGAAGCAACAACACCAGAAGCTACCACGGCTGAAGACACAACATTAGAGCCAACTACGCCTGAGGCATCAACACCAGAGGCTACCACAGCTGAAGACACAACATTGGAGCCAACTACGCCTGAGGCAACAACACCTGAGGCTACTACACCAGAGGCTACCACGGCTGAAGACACAACATTAGAGCCAACTACACCAGAGGCTACTACACCAGAGGCTACCACGGCTGAAGACACAACATTAGAGCCAACTACGCCTGAGGCAACAACACCTGAGGCTACTACACCAGAGGCTACCACGGCTGAAGACACAACATTAGAGCCAACTACGCCTGAAGCAACTACACCAGAGGCTACCACGGCTGAAGACACAACATTGGAGCCAACTACGCCTGAGGCAACAACACCTGAGGCTACTACACCAGAGGCTACCACGGCTGAAGACACAACATTAGAGCCAACTACACCAGAGGCTACTACACCAGAGGCTACCACGGCTGAAGACACAACATTAGAGCCAACTACGCCTGAGGCAACAACACCTGAGGCTACTACACCAGAGGCTACCACGGCTGAAGACACAACATTAGAGCCAACTACGACTGAAGCAACAGCACCAGAGGCTACTACACCAGAGGCTACCACGGCTGAAGACACAACATTAGAGCCAACTACGCCTGAAGCAACTACACCAGAGGCTACCACGGCTGAAGACACAACATTGGAGCCAACTACGCCTGAGGCAACAACACCTGAGGCTACTACACCAGAGGCTACCACGGCTGAAGACACAACATTAGAGCCAACTACACCAGAGGCTACTACACCAGAGGCTACTACACCAGAGGCTACCACGGCTGAAGACACAACATTAGAGCCAACTACGCCTGAAGCAACTACACCAGAGGCTACCACGGCTGAAGACACAACATTAGAGCCAACTACGCCTGAGGCAACAACACCTGAGGCTACTACACCAGAGGCTACCACGGCTGAAGACACAACATTAGAGCCAACTACGACTGAAGCAACAGCACCAGAGGCTACTACACCAGAGGCTACCACGGCTGAAGACACAACATTAGAGCCAACTACGACTGAAGCAACAGCACCAGAGGCTACTACACCAGAGGCTACCACGGCTGAAGACACAACATTAGAGCCAACTACGCCTGAGGCAACTACACCAGAGGCTACCACGGCTGAAGACACAACATTGGAGCCAACTACGCCTGAGGCAACAACACCAGAAGCTACTACAGCTGAAGACACAACATTAGAGCCAACTACGCCTGAAGCAACTACACCAGAGGCTACTACAGCTGAAGACACAACATTAGAGCCAACTACGCCTGAAGCATCAACACCAAGTACCCCATCTACACCTGCACCAATTTGTCCCCCAGGTGTTTTTGGCAATGTACCACATCCCGTTTTGTGTGACTACTATTACAATTGTATTGGAGGAATGGAAGTTTTACTGAGATGTTTAGAAGGCTTTGAGTACGATCACAGTATTAGG GGCTGCTCACGCATTTCCGAAAATGGATGTTTTGCAAGAAAAAATGTTACAACAACAATAGATTATAacacagatacaacaacagaCTACCAACTTATCGACACAACAACAGAATATATAGAATCAACAACATACAGAGAGAATATTTGTCCACCCGGTTTTTCAGGGAATTTGCCACACTCAACAATTTGCAGTCATTATTATCTTTGTGAAGAGGGTGAAGCGATACTGAAGAACTGCGCGAAGGGATTTGAGTACGATGCCGAAATTatg gACTGTGTTCCAATATCAGAGACCGGTTGTTACGCACAGCAAGGTCTAACAACAACAACGGATAACAATAGATTACCCGAGTTATCAACTTACAAGAACGACGAAGAGGACTATATATGTCCACCAATGTTTTCTGGTAATATCGAACATCCAACTTTGTGTGATTCGTATTACACTTGCTTTGCTGGAATGGAATTTTTGATGAATTGCTCTCATGGATTCGAGTTTGACCCAGTTGTTAAG AATTGCGTCCGGATTTCAAAAACTGGTTGTTTCGCAACACGATACAACTTAACATCATCAAcaacaacgacaacgacaccAACTATAACAACAACCGAAAACAATAAAGACAAACCAATATGTCCACCGAACTTCTCAGGAAATGTACCCCACGAAACAAAATGCGATTCTTACTATACTTGCTTTAGTGGATCGGAGTTTTTGATGCAATGTCCCAACggatttgaatttgattcgAATACAAAA GATTGCGTTCGAATATCGGAGACCGGTTGTTTTGCACAACAACGCTTAGCAACAACAACAGACAACAATAGATTACCCGAGCTATCTACTTATAAGAACGATGAAGAGGACTATATATGTCCACCAATGTTTTCTGGTAATATAAAGCATCCATCTTTGTGTGATTCGTATTACACTTGCTTTGCTGGGATGGAGTTTTTGATGAATTGCACTCATGGATTCGAGTTTGACCCAGTTGTTAAG GACTGTGTTCGAATATCAGAGACTGGTTGTTTTGCACAACAAGGCTTAGCCACAACAACggataacaataaattacccGAGTTATCAACTTACAAGAACGATGAAGAGGACTATATATGCCCACCTATGTTTTCTGGTAATATCGAACATCCAAGTTTGTGTGATTCGTATTACACTTGCTTTGCTGGAATGGAGTTTTTGATGAATTGTTCTCATGGATTCGAGTTTGATCCAGCTGTTAAg aaTTGCGTCCGGATCTCGAACACTGGCTGTTTTGCAACACGATACAACTTAACAACAACTACAACGACAACCACAACAACGACACCATCTACAACAACACCCGAAAACAACAAAGTCAAACCAATATGTCCACCGGCTTTCTCAGGAAATATTCCCCACAGAACGAAATGTGATTATTACTATACTTGCTTTAGTGGATCGGAGTTTTTAATGCAGTGTCCCaaagaatttgaatttgatccGAATACAAAA GACTGTGTTCGAATATCAGAGGCTGGTTGTTTCGCACATCAAGATCTAACAACAACAACGGATAACAATAGGTTACCCGAGTTATCAACTTACAAGAACGATGAAGAGGACTATATATGCCCACCTACGTTTTCTGGGAATATCGAACATCCAACTTTATGTGATTCGTATTACACTTGCTTTGCTGGAATGGAGTTTTTGATGAATTGTTCTCATGGATTCGAGTTCGATCCAGTCGTTGAG aattgCGTCCGAGTTTCGAAAACTGGTTGTTTTGCAACACGATACAACTTAAcaacaacgacaacgacatcAACTACAACCGAACACAACAAAGTCACACCAATATGTCCACCGGCTTTCTCAGGAAACATTCCCCACAGAACAAAATGCGATTATTACTATACTTGCTTCAGTGGTTCGGAGTTTTTAATGCAGTGTCCCAACGGATTTGAATTTGATCCCACAACCAAC GAATGTGTAAGGGTAACGCCGAGTGGATGTTTCGCGCGGCAAAATG ATCCAGAAAACATTTGCGCACCAGGTAAATCTGGTCACGTGCCACACCCAGAATTGTGTGACACGTTCTACCTTTGTGCCATGGGTGAACCCCTGAGGCTACATTGCAGCAGAGGATTTGAATTCTCTGCAGAAAATGGG CAATGCGTGGCGATATCTGATGATGGATGCTTTGCGAAAG TGAAACAATCAAAACAGATGCCAATTTGCTCACCAGCTAAATCTGGTAACATACCACATCAAACAAGATGCGACTCGTACTATCACTGTGAAGATGGTGAAGCCACAGAAGTATTTTGTAAAGAAGGATTGGAATTTGACCCAGAAACTAAG caATGCGCGCTCATTTCGGAGAACGGCTGCACAGCTCGCAAGTAG